The Streptomyces sp. NBC_01268 genome segment ACACCACCGAGGAAGGTCACCTCGTCCTGCTCGAACTTCATCCGGGCACCCCGCCCGTAACCCAGCCGCCGCCGCGCCAGATGGTCGGCCACCAGCGCCGTGGTGACCGGCACGCCTGCGGGAAGTCCTTCGAGGGTCGCGACCAGCGCGGGTCCGTGGGACTCCCCCGCCGTCAGCCAACGCAGCCTGCTCAACGATGCTCCTCATGCTCGCGCCTGGGCTCTGCTCCGGCGCGACCTGGGTGCGCGGCCCTGGTCCGCCTCCCCTGATCCTCCCACGTCCCGGCGCCTGATCGATCGCCGGTCCACAGGTCGGGACGCTTATCTCACGTGTCGAGTGGGGTTTCGGCCAACTCCCGCGAGGGGCTCCGTCGAGCCCTCCAAGCGTCCCGGACACGGGTCCCGACGCAGTACAGGAGGAACGCTCCCCCGAGCCCGGCGACCGGATACCGGATCCATTCCGGAAGGGCGCCGAACCCGATGCGGATGAGCCCCAGCACCAGGCGCATGAGGTCCACACCCGCGTCCCACCTGGACGCGAGCAGCACGTCTCCCCCCACCGTCTCCCCCGTTCCCGCCGTTCCTGACGGCCTCGCCGTTCCTGACGGCTTCGCTGTTCCTGACGGCTTCGCTGTTCCCGCCGCCCCTGCTGTGCCCGCCTTCCGGGCGGACTCTCCGCCCCCGCGTCAGCGCTCGGAGAGGGCCCGCTCCCCCGCCGCCCGCATCGCGGCCAGCGGCCCCGGGGCCCGCCCGGTCATCTGCTCCACCTGGAGCACCGCCTGGTGGACCAGCAGGTCGAGGCCGCCGACCACCTTGCCGCCGCGCGCCGACCAGGCGGCCGCGATCCGGGTGGGCCACGGGTCGTACAGCACGTCGAATAGGGTGCCGGGAGCGTCGGGGACGGCCGCCGCGAGGGCGTCCGTCGTCCCGGCCGGCGTGGTGGCGACGACCAGCGGGGCCGCGAAGGCCTCGGCGGCGTCCTCCCAGGCGGCGGTGCGCACGTCGACGCCGAGCCGCTCGCCCCAGCCGCGCATCTCCTCCGCGCGCGCCTCGCTGCGTACGTAGGCGGTGACGGGCCCCGAGCAGATCCTGGCCAGCGCGGCCAGCGCCGAGGAGGCGGTGGCGCCCGCGCCGAGGATCGCGGCCGAATCGACCTTCTCGACGGCCCGCTCCCGCAGGGCGGCGACGATGCCG includes the following:
- a CDS encoding shikimate dehydrogenase, which codes for MTFRRRAAVLGSPIAHSLSPVLHRAAYRELGLDDWSYDRFEVDEVALPGFVAELDASWAGLSLTMPLKRAIMPLLDEVTDVAASVEAVNTVVFTEDGRRVGDNTDIPGIVAALRERAVEKVDSAAILGAGATASSALAALARICSGPVTAYVRSEARAEEMRGWGERLGVDVRTAAWEDAAEAFAAPLVVATTPAGTTDALAAAVPDAPGTLFDVLYDPWPTRIAAAWSARGGKVVGGLDLLVHQAVLQVEQMTGRAPGPLAAMRAAGERALSER